Proteins co-encoded in one Colletes latitarsis isolate SP2378_abdomen chromosome 2, iyColLati1, whole genome shotgun sequence genomic window:
- the LOC143351761 gene encoding cysteine-rich PDZ-binding protein, with product MVCEKCEKKLGRVITPDPWKSGARNTVESGGRKVGENKALSAGKARFNPYTTAFETCRICRQKVHQVGSHYCQSCAYKKAICAMCGKKLMSTKNYKQSAT from the coding sequence ATGGTTTGTGAGAAATGTGAGAAGAAATTGGGAAGAGTGATAACTCCAGATCCATGGAAATCTGGTGCAAGGAATACTGTAGAAAGTGGAGGGCGTAAAGTTGGAGAAAATAAAGCACTTTCTGCAGGAAAGGCAAGATTTAATCCATATACCACAGCTTTTGAAACTTGTAGAATATGCAGGCAGAAAGTACATCAAGTTGGATCGCATTATTGTCAATCGTGTGCATATAAGAAAGCTATATGTGCAATGTGTGGTAAAAAACTAATGAGTACAAAAAATTACAAACAGTCTGCTACTTAA